A genomic segment from Candidatus Poribacteria bacterium encodes:
- a CDS encoding phytanoyl-CoA dioxygenase family protein, which translates to MDTKEQALPAEPLPPDTLNAILKDFYQNGVTIVRNVLSREECERIVARVDEIFAEPYFMEMRNVKGSRQDGKAPIVVHRLFECDLMFRDLLVREPIISIAESVLGEHCHCIAQGCILNRKDLGINRFHIDDGVEFPITPEMERHDPRLRMPVLRMSVQIALTDQDEVKYGPSQFVPGSHYSGRQPDDPEYPTFDGKPPVSLLMKAGDLYLLNGQTWHRGTPNQSDRIRYLFHQVYGQRFVAQRFWPYLNYRMPDYVLEGADERLLRVLGKHPEMAYG; encoded by the coding sequence ATGGATACCAAAGAACAAGCACTTCCCGCCGAACCGCTACCTCCAGATACTTTGAACGCTATCTTGAAGGACTTCTATCAAAACGGCGTGACGATTGTCCGAAATGTACTCTCACGCGAAGAGTGCGAACGGATCGTTGCGCGCGTTGACGAAATTTTTGCCGAACCTTACTTCATGGAGATGCGCAACGTTAAAGGTTCTCGACAAGACGGAAAAGCCCCTATTGTGGTGCATCGCCTATTTGAGTGTGATCTCATGTTCCGCGACCTACTCGTGCGTGAACCGATCATCAGCATTGCTGAAAGTGTGTTAGGTGAGCATTGCCACTGTATCGCTCAAGGGTGTATTCTCAACCGAAAAGATTTAGGGATCAATCGGTTCCACATCGACGATGGTGTGGAATTTCCGATCACACCAGAGATGGAACGGCACGATCCGAGATTGCGTATGCCAGTGCTCCGTATGTCCGTGCAAATCGCGCTAACTGACCAAGATGAGGTTAAATACGGTCCGTCCCAATTCGTCCCCGGTAGTCATTACTCTGGACGACAGCCCGATGACCCAGAATACCCAACCTTCGACGGCAAACCACCTGTTTCACTCCTTATGAAAGCAGGCGACCTCTATCTGCTCAATGGACAGACATGGCATCGAGGGACACCGAACCAGTCCGATCGGATCCGTTACCTGTTTCACCAAGTTTACGGGCAACGCTTTGTTGCACAGCGGTTCTGGCCCTACCTAAACTATCGTATGCCCGATTATGTCTTGGAAGGCGCAGATGAACGCCTACTGCGTGTTCTTGGAAAACATCCTGAGATGGCTTATGGATAA